Proteins encoded in a region of the Flavobacterium sp. PMTSA4 genome:
- a CDS encoding alpha/beta fold hydrolase: MLYSKIEGEGKPLLILHGFLGMSDNWKSFASKYTENGFQVHLLDLRNHGRSFHSDDFNYEVMMNDVFDYCKHYNLLKIDLIGHSMGGKVAMFFATTYPELVDKLIIADIGPKYYLPHHQDILAGLNAVDFSKKPDRNEVEEILYPFIPDFGTRQFLMKSLYWIEPGQLAYRFNLPVFNKKIEEIGAALPLEKQFEKPTLFIRGGNSKYILDNDLSQIEKQFPKFQLKTIPNVGHWLHAENPLMFFEETFEFLK, translated from the coding sequence ATGTTATATTCAAAAATAGAAGGCGAAGGAAAGCCACTTCTAATATTGCATGGATTTCTTGGAATGTCGGATAATTGGAAATCTTTCGCTTCAAAATATACAGAAAATGGATTTCAAGTTCATTTACTCGATTTAAGAAATCACGGAAGAAGTTTTCATTCTGATGATTTTAATTATGAAGTTATGATGAATGATGTTTTTGATTATTGTAAACATTATAATCTTCTAAAAATTGATTTGATTGGACATTCAATGGGCGGAAAAGTGGCAATGTTTTTTGCAACAACTTATCCTGAATTGGTTGACAAGCTTATAATTGCTGATATTGGTCCAAAATATTATTTACCACATCATCAAGATATTTTAGCAGGTTTGAATGCTGTTGATTTTTCAAAAAAGCCAGATAGAAATGAAGTAGAAGAAATTTTGTATCCATTTATTCCAGATTTTGGGACAAGACAGTTTTTAATGAAAAGTTTATACTGGATAGAACCTGGACAATTGGCTTATCGATTTAATTTGCCTGTTTTTAATAAAAAAATTGAAGAAATTGGCGCAGCTTTACCATTAGAAAAACAATTTGAAAAACCTACATTATTCATTCGTGGAGGAAATTCAAAATATATTTTAGATAACGATTTATCACAAATTGAAAAACAGTTTCCTAAATTTCAATTGAAAACTATTCCAAATGTTGGTCATTGGTTACATGCTGAAAATCCTCTAATGTTTTTTGAAGAAACATTTGAGTTTTTAAAATAA
- a CDS encoding CBS domain-containing protein produces MRVISEYINNDFKPFLISESVSEVQDFFAENTFSHFPVMENGIFIGCISANDSETFEFGKTILDYRYTLEGFFVRENMVWLDVLEVFARHNSNIVPILNENNQYIGYYEITDVIKFLNETPFLKETGGIIVVEKLAVDYSMSQIAQIVESNNGKLLGIFVSEASSDKVQVTVKTTLGGLNEIIQTFRRYNYEIISEHNEDDYLNNLKERSEYLDKYLNI; encoded by the coding sequence ATGAGAGTCATTTCAGAATATATAAATAACGATTTTAAACCATTCTTAATTTCTGAATCTGTATCAGAAGTTCAAGATTTTTTTGCTGAAAATACTTTTTCACATTTTCCAGTAATGGAAAACGGAATTTTCATAGGTTGTATTTCGGCCAATGACTCTGAAACTTTTGAATTTGGAAAAACAATTCTTGATTATCGCTATACTTTAGAAGGCTTTTTTGTTAGAGAAAATATGGTTTGGCTTGATGTTCTTGAAGTATTTGCTAGACATAATTCAAACATAGTTCCAATTTTGAACGAAAACAATCAATATATTGGCTACTACGAAATTACAGATGTTATTAAATTTTTGAATGAAACTCCTTTTCTAAAAGAAACTGGTGGAATCATTGTTGTTGAAAAACTAGCTGTAGATTATTCTATGAGTCAAATTGCCCAAATTGTCGAAAGTAATAATGGAAAACTTTTAGGCATATTTGTTTCTGAAGCATCAAGCGATAAAGTTCAAGTTACTGTTAAAACAACTCTTGGCGGTTTGAATGAAATTATTCAAACATTTAGAAGATACAACTACGAAATAATTTCGGAACACAACGAAGATGATTATTTGAACAATTTAAAAGAGCGTTCGGAATATCTAGATAAATATTTAAATATCTAA
- the clpX gene encoding ATP-dependent Clp protease ATP-binding subunit ClpX has protein sequence MAKQVLECSFCGRKKPETNLLIAGINAHVCDRCIEQAHGIVMEELKGTSALPKPTNDLVLRKPKEIRAFLDQYVIGQDQTKKVMSVAVYNHYKRLMQLQNEEDIEIEKSNIIMVGQTGTGKTLVAKTIARMLDVPLAIVDATVLTEAGYVGEDVESILTRLLQAADYDVPKAERGIVFIDEIDKIARKSDNPSITRDVSGEGVQQALLKLLEGTMVNVPPRGGRKHPDQKFVEVNTKDILFIAGGAFDGIERIISKRMNRQAIGYSNAKNIDGIDKNNLLQYVIPKDIKDFGLIPEIIGRLPVLTYMDPLDAETLRAILTEPKNALIKQYEKLFGMDGVKFTISKEALDYIVEKALEYKLGARGLRSLCEAILTDAMYDLPSTDEKKLHVDVDYAKEALTKNLLKRLEIAS, from the coding sequence ATGGCAAAGCAAGTATTAGAATGTTCTTTTTGTGGAAGAAAAAAACCAGAAACCAATTTATTGATAGCTGGAATAAATGCACATGTTTGCGATAGATGTATTGAGCAAGCGCATGGAATAGTGATGGAGGAATTAAAAGGAACTTCTGCATTACCAAAACCAACAAATGATTTGGTTCTAAGAAAACCAAAAGAAATCAGAGCTTTTTTAGACCAATATGTTATTGGTCAAGATCAAACCAAAAAAGTAATGTCGGTTGCAGTTTATAATCACTATAAAAGATTGATGCAATTGCAAAACGAAGAAGATATTGAAATTGAAAAGAGCAATATTATCATGGTTGGACAAACAGGAACGGGAAAAACATTGGTAGCAAAAACTATTGCACGAATGTTAGATGTTCCTTTGGCAATTGTTGATGCTACCGTTTTAACAGAAGCTGGTTATGTTGGTGAAGATGTTGAAAGTATTTTAACTCGTTTACTACAGGCAGCTGATTATGATGTTCCAAAAGCTGAAAGAGGAATTGTTTTTATTGATGAAATAGATAAAATTGCAAGAAAAAGTGATAATCCATCAATAACACGTGATGTTTCTGGTGAAGGAGTTCAACAAGCATTATTAAAATTATTAGAAGGTACAATGGTAAATGTTCCACCAAGAGGTGGAAGAAAACACCCAGACCAAAAGTTCGTAGAAGTAAATACTAAAGATATTTTATTTATTGCAGGTGGTGCTTTTGATGGTATTGAACGTATTATTTCGAAGCGAATGAATCGTCAGGCTATAGGTTATTCTAATGCAAAAAATATAGATGGAATTGACAAAAACAATTTATTGCAATATGTAATTCCAAAAGACATTAAAGATTTTGGGTTAATTCCTGAAATTATTGGTCGACTTCCAGTTTTAACTTATATGGACCCGCTTGATGCTGAAACCTTGAGAGCTATTTTAACAGAACCAAAGAATGCCTTAATCAAACAATATGAAAAATTGTTTGGAATGGATGGTGTTAAATTTACTATTTCAAAGGAAGCATTAGATTATATTGTTGAAAAAGCTTTGGAATACAAACTTGGTGCTCGTGGACTTCGTTCTTTGTGTGAAGCAATTTTGACGGATGCAATGTATGACTTGCCTAGTACAGACGAGAAAAAACTACATGTAGATGTTGATTATGCAAAAGAAGCTTTGACAAAAAATCTCTTGAAAAGATTAGAAATAGCATCTTAA
- the clpP gene encoding ATP-dependent Clp endopeptidase proteolytic subunit ClpP: MNYGKEFKKFATKKHGVNSLYYDKMVASLTPYIIEERQLNISQLDVFSRLMMDRIIFMGTGVDDYMANIIQAQLLFLESVDASKDIQIYINSPGGSVYAGLGIYDTMQYIKPDVATICTGMAASMGAVLLCAGAAGKRSALPHSRVMIHQPSGGAQGVATDMEINLKEMLKLKEELYTIIANHSGQTYDKVYKDSERDYWMIADEAKEYGMIDEVLRR; this comes from the coding sequence ATGAACTACGGAAAAGAATTTAAAAAATTTGCAACCAAAAAACATGGTGTAAACAGTTTGTATTATGATAAAATGGTTGCTAGTTTGACGCCATATATCATTGAAGAAAGACAACTAAACATTTCTCAACTTGATGTTTTTTCAAGATTAATGATGGATAGAATCATTTTCATGGGAACAGGAGTTGATGATTATATGGCAAATATTATACAAGCTCAATTGCTGTTTTTAGAAAGCGTTGACGCTTCAAAAGACATCCAAATCTATATCAATTCTCCAGGTGGAAGTGTTTATGCTGGCTTAGGAATTTATGATACTATGCAATATATCAAGCCTGATGTAGCAACTATTTGTACTGGTATGGCAGCTTCAATGGGTGCAGTTTTACTTTGTGCTGGTGCTGCAGGCAAACGTTCTGCTTTGCCTCATTCAAGAGTTATGATTCATCAACCTTCTGGCGGTGCACAAGGTGTAGCAACTGATATGGAAATCAACTTAAAGGAAATGTTGAAGTTGAAAGAAGAATTATATACTATTATCGCTAATCATTCCGGACAAACATATGATAAAGTCTATAAAGATTCAGAACGTGATTATTGGATGATTGCTGATGAAGCTAAAGAATACGGAATGATTGATGAAGTTTTAAGAAGATAA
- a CDS encoding phage holin family protein: MKLLIRILITAILVMVVAYLMKGVIVDEFTTALSVAIVLALLNFFVKPILVLFTLPITIFTLGLFLLVINACIILLCSHFVDGFEVASFWTAMLFSIILSLSQSLVFQLTGEAK, encoded by the coding sequence ATGAAACTGTTAATTAGAATTTTGATTACCGCCATTTTAGTAATGGTAGTTGCCTATCTGATGAAAGGAGTTATTGTAGATGAATTTACAACAGCATTGTCAGTAGCTATAGTCTTAGCTTTACTCAATTTTTTTGTGAAACCTATTTTAGTCTTGTTTACACTACCAATAACAATTTTTACTTTAGGATTGTTCTTGTTGGTTATTAATGCTTGTATCATATTGTTGTGCAGTCATTTTGTAGATGGTTTTGAAGTAGCTTCGTTTTGGACAGCAATGTTGTTTAGTATAATTTTATCTCTTTCTCAATCATTGGTGTTTCAGCTTACTGGAGAAGCAAAATAA
- a CDS encoding pyridoxine 5'-phosphate synthase, translating to MTKLSVNINKIATLRNARGGNVPDLLKVAVDIQKFGAQGITIHPRPDERHIRYQDARDLRPLVYTEFNIEGNPQHNFIDLVLECKPEQVTLVPDAIGAITSSSGWDTLKNQAYLSEVIKEFKNNGIRTSIFVDPVLEMIEGAKKTGTDRIELYTEAFANQYSLGNKKGIEPYTKAAILANELNLGINAGHDLSLDNVQFFKQNIPNLLEVSIGHALISEALYLGLDNVVNMYLHKLK from the coding sequence ATGACAAAATTAAGCGTTAACATTAATAAAATAGCAACTTTAAGAAATGCTCGTGGAGGAAATGTGCCAGATTTACTTAAAGTAGCCGTGGATATTCAAAAATTTGGGGCACAAGGAATCACGATTCATCCAAGACCTGATGAACGACATATTAGATATCAAGACGCAAGAGATTTGCGACCATTGGTTTATACTGAATTTAATATAGAAGGTAATCCGCAACATAATTTTATTGATTTAGTTTTAGAATGTAAGCCAGAGCAAGTTACATTGGTGCCTGATGCTATTGGAGCAATTACTTCTTCCTCAGGTTGGGATACTTTAAAGAATCAAGCCTATTTATCTGAAGTTATTAAAGAATTTAAGAATAATGGAATAAGAACATCCATTTTTGTTGATCCAGTTTTAGAAATGATTGAAGGCGCAAAAAAAACTGGAACTGATAGAATTGAGTTGTATACTGAAGCATTTGCTAATCAGTATTCATTAGGAAATAAAAAAGGGATTGAACCTTATACAAAAGCAGCAATTTTGGCAAATGAATTAAATTTAGGAATTAATGCCGGACACGATTTAAGTTTAGATAATGTTCAATTTTTTAAGCAAAATATTCCAAATTTATTAGAAGTTTCCATTGGTCATGCATTAATTTCAGAAGCTTTATACCTAGGGTTGGATAATGTTGTAAATATGTATTTGCATAAGTTAAAATAG
- a CDS encoding T9SS type A sorting domain-containing protein — MKKILLLFTFISGFYLNAQTWTEQNTGYPVDGSYTGDISIVDANVVWTMVQRTSTTNHQTYGKSTNGGTTWTTGTINVGNTTGLGIGNITASDANTAWVSVFPTTTALGTQGVYKTTNGGATWTKQTTAAFTSASFVNFVHFWDANNGVCMGDKKNGYFEIYTTTNGGTTWTRTPTGNIAASTTDYGYTGKFYVKGNTVWFGTDGGQLMRSTNRGLNWTTINTPIADFGGGTVATSVGEFAFKDDNNGVIQQTVSNTFYVTTDGGANWTTVPTTGMFWGAIDYAGADMLVSAGSTTGNFGSSYSLDNGTTWTAIDALSHTTVEFLNATVGFGGGFTGTGTGVGGIFKFNNTLKNSQFISSKFSMYPNPTNSVINISNNDDIVMNTISISDINGRTVKQVKVDNVNSTQINVSELSSGIYFMNISTDSGNAVKKFIKN; from the coding sequence ATGAAGAAAATTTTACTTTTGTTTACCTTTATTTCTGGCTTTTATTTAAATGCGCAAACTTGGACAGAACAAAACACTGGATATCCAGTTGATGGTTCTTATACTGGTGACATTTCAATTGTCGATGCTAATGTAGTTTGGACAATGGTTCAAAGAACATCTACTACCAATCATCAAACTTATGGCAAGTCTACAAATGGCGGGACAACATGGACAACAGGCACAATTAATGTTGGAAACACAACCGGATTAGGAATTGGGAATATTACTGCCTCAGATGCTAATACTGCATGGGTTTCAGTATTCCCAACTACGACAGCACTTGGAACTCAAGGTGTTTATAAAACCACCAATGGCGGTGCGACTTGGACAAAACAGACTACGGCAGCATTTACTTCTGCTTCATTTGTTAATTTTGTACATTTTTGGGATGCCAACAACGGTGTATGTATGGGAGACAAAAAGAATGGATATTTTGAAATTTACACTACTACAAATGGAGGAACAACGTGGACAAGAACACCAACCGGAAACATAGCTGCATCTACAACAGATTATGGATATACAGGGAAATTTTATGTAAAAGGCAATACGGTTTGGTTTGGCACAGATGGTGGACAATTAATGAGATCCACAAATAGAGGATTAAACTGGACAACCATAAATACTCCAATTGCAGATTTTGGAGGAGGAACTGTTGCAACTTCTGTTGGTGAGTTTGCTTTTAAAGATGACAATAATGGTGTTATTCAGCAAACTGTAAGTAATACTTTTTATGTAACTACTGATGGCGGCGCTAATTGGACAACTGTTCCTACTACTGGTATGTTTTGGGGTGCAATTGATTATGCTGGTGCTGATATGCTAGTTTCTGCAGGTTCAACTACAGGAAATTTTGGATCATCATATAGTCTAGATAATGGTACAACTTGGACTGCTATTGATGCTTTATCTCACACAACTGTTGAATTTTTAAATGCGACAGTTGGTTTTGGAGGTGGATTTACAGGTACTGGCACTGGTGTTGGAGGAATTTTTAAATTCAATAATACTTTAAAAAATTCTCAATTTATTTCTTCTAAATTTTCAATGTATCCAAATCCAACAAATAGTGTAATTAACATTTCAAACAATGATGATATTGTAATGAATACTATTTCTATTTCTGATATAAATGGAAGAACTGTAAAACAAGTTAAAGTTGACAATGTTAATTCTACTCAAATCAACGTATCAGAATTAAGTTCAGGAATTTATTTTATGAATATTTCAACTGATTCTGGAAATGCAGTTAAAAAATTCATCAAAAACTAA
- a CDS encoding NAD kinase: MKVAIFGQYYQNDTRPIIKDIFVFFNRNEVELVIEENFLKILYEEKILEKQYNTFKKGSELDKSFDILISIGGDGTILRAASFVADSGIPILGVNAGRLGFLAKVQKEDIQSFLQIVLEKKYTISERTLLKLDTNFPENELEINFAMNEISVSRKDTTSMITIETCLNGEYLNSYWADGLIISTPTGSTGYSLSCGGPILTPNVKGFVLTPIAPHNLNARPLVIPDDTEIKLKVSGREEQYLVSLDSRIMSIDKNTELFIRKNPFTINMVEIPNETFFKTLRKKLLWGEDKRN, translated from the coding sequence ATGAAAGTTGCCATTTTTGGACAATATTATCAAAATGATACCCGACCAATTATCAAAGATATCTTTGTTTTTTTCAATAGAAATGAAGTTGAATTAGTTATTGAAGAAAACTTTTTAAAAATTCTTTACGAAGAAAAAATCCTTGAAAAACAATACAACACCTTTAAAAAAGGTTCAGAATTAGACAAAAGTTTTGATATTTTAATTAGTATTGGTGGTGATGGAACTATTCTTAGAGCAGCATCTTTTGTAGCTGATTCAGGAATTCCAATACTTGGCGTTAATGCTGGAAGATTAGGTTTCTTGGCAAAAGTTCAAAAAGAAGACATTCAATCTTTTCTTCAAATTGTTTTAGAAAAAAAATATACCATTTCCGAAAGAACACTCCTAAAACTTGATACAAATTTTCCGGAAAATGAATTGGAAATTAACTTTGCAATGAATGAAATTTCCGTTAGCCGAAAAGACACAACTTCGATGATAACCATTGAAACTTGTTTAAATGGTGAATACTTGAATTCCTATTGGGCTGATGGACTAATAATTTCTACACCAACAGGTTCTACAGGATATTCTTTGAGCTGTGGTGGACCAATTTTAACCCCAAATGTCAAAGGATTTGTTCTTACGCCAATCGCTCCACATAATTTAAATGCACGTCCGTTGGTTATTCCTGATGATACGGAAATTAAACTAAAAGTTTCTGGTAGAGAAGAACAATATCTTGTTTCGCTTGATTCAAGAATAATGTCAATCGACAAAAATACTGAACTTTTCATCAGAAAAAATCCGTTTACCATCAATATGGTTGAAATTCCAAACGAGACTTTTTTCAAAACGCTACGCAAGAAATTACTTTGGGGAGAAGACAAAAGAAATTAA
- the tig gene encoding trigger factor yields the protein MNITRNNVDALNAVVTVEVSKSDYSEKVQKVLADYRKNAAIPGFRKGTVPMSLIQKQYGKAILLEEVNKLLQDNLNNYLVEEKLDILGNPLPKVTEDFNWDVEDYKFEFELGLAPEFAVDLNAKNNLVSYKIIADDKMLNDQVARIQKQYGKLIAKDTVEEGNDVSGFFVNEEKGINNRTTISLDAFADKKTAKTFIGKKIGDVVTLKTKGLFDDDHKLMDYLAVSHEDVHGLDVEVTFTIDEVTTHEPAVLDQELFDKLFGPKVVTSVDELKAKIKEDAEKQFAQQADQKFLNDVTEFLIDNTKFDLPAEFLKKWIQAAGENPLTAEEAEAEYAKSEKGLRYQLIEGKIITDNNLQITFEDLKAYTTELIKKQMAQFGQMNPTDEDVQGIVARVMSNQDEVKRLSEQVMNEKMLNLFKEQVKSKSKEVTYDDFIKAMYGEI from the coding sequence ATGAATATTACAAGAAATAACGTTGACGCGTTGAATGCAGTAGTAACTGTTGAAGTATCAAAATCTGATTATTCAGAAAAAGTACAAAAAGTATTAGCAGATTATAGAAAAAATGCTGCTATTCCTGGTTTTAGAAAAGGAACTGTGCCAATGAGTTTGATTCAAAAACAATATGGAAAAGCTATTTTATTGGAAGAAGTAAATAAGTTACTTCAAGATAATTTAAACAATTATTTAGTTGAAGAAAAATTAGATATTCTTGGAAATCCTCTACCAAAAGTAACTGAAGATTTCAATTGGGATGTTGAAGATTATAAATTTGAATTCGAATTAGGATTAGCTCCTGAATTTGCAGTTGATTTAAATGCTAAAAATAATTTAGTTAGCTATAAAATTATCGCAGATGACAAAATGTTGAATGATCAAGTTGCTAGAATTCAAAAACAGTATGGTAAATTAATTGCTAAAGATACTGTTGAAGAAGGAAATGATGTTTCTGGGTTTTTTGTAAACGAGGAAAAAGGAATCAACAATAGAACTACAATTTCACTTGATGCATTTGCTGATAAAAAAACAGCAAAAACTTTTATAGGTAAAAAAATTGGGGATGTTGTTACTCTAAAAACAAAAGGGTTGTTTGATGATGATCACAAATTAATGGACTATTTAGCGGTAAGTCATGAAGATGTTCATGGATTAGATGTTGAAGTTACTTTTACTATTGATGAAGTTACGACTCACGAACCTGCAGTTTTAGACCAAGAATTATTTGATAAATTATTTGGACCAAAAGTAGTTACATCTGTTGATGAATTGAAAGCAAAAATCAAAGAAGATGCTGAAAAACAATTTGCGCAACAAGCAGACCAAAAGTTCTTAAACGACGTTACTGAATTTTTAATAGACAATACTAAGTTTGATTTGCCTGCTGAGTTTCTAAAAAAATGGATTCAAGCAGCTGGAGAAAATCCTTTAACGGCAGAAGAAGCAGAAGCTGAATATGCAAAATCAGAAAAAGGATTACGTTATCAATTAATAGAAGGAAAAATTATTACTGATAATAATTTGCAAATCACTTTTGAAGATTTAAAAGCTTACACAACGGAGTTGATTAAAAAACAAATGGCACAGTTTGGTCAAATGAATCCAACCGATGAAGATGTTCAAGGAATTGTTGCGAGAGTAATGTCTAATCAAGACGAAGTAAAAAGACTTTCTGAGCAAGTAATGAATGAAAAAATGTTGAATTTGTTCAAAGAGCAAGTAAAATCAAAATCAAAAGAAGTTACTTATGATGATTTCATCAAAGCGATGTATGGTGAAATCTAA